DNA from Arthrobacter sp. PvP023:
CAAGTACGGCGGCGATCTCGGGGTCGAGCTCAGCCAGCGGCAGGTTACTGACGGTCGAGGAAGTGCTGACGGAAGTCGGTGAAGTGGTCACGAAGAACTCCTGGCTAGGGATGGGCGCTGCTAAGGTCAGGCTACCGGCTGTGACGCGGCTCCGCCCCTTGGTTACGGGCAAGGCAACGCCAGGGTGTGGCAGCGGTTAAACTGCCGTCCGGCAAAACATGACCCTCGGCCCAGGCGTACGATCCGTGGTCTTCGTCAGTGCCGCTCCCTGATGGTTAGCCATCCAACGCCAGTTGCGACCGGTTAAGACTATCAAAACCCTTCCGAATTCCGTCGGAACCCCGTTGAGGGCGCTGCCTCCGGCGCGGGTAGGCTGTTCTTCGTGACTGAAGACCAGCTTTCCTCCGCTTACGTACTGACCCTCTCCTGCCCCGACCGGCCCGGCATCGTGCATGCCGTAGCGGGCGCACTGCTTGTGGCCGGATGCAACATTACGGACTCGCAGCAGTACGGCAGCCAGACCACCGGCACGTTCTTCATGCGGGTGGAGGTCACCACTGCCGCTTCGCATTCAGACGTCCACGCTGCGCTGGAGCCGGTGGCCGTGGCCTTCGGCATGCAGTGGAGCCTGAACCCCGCGGGCCGGAAGGTCCGGACGCTGCTGATGGCAAGCAAGTCTGCCCACTGCCTCAACGACTTGCTGTTCCTCCAGCGCTCCGGCACGCTCCCCATCGAAATCCCCGCCATCGTGTCCAACCATGAGGACCTGGCCGGGCTGGCGGAGTTTTACGGCATTCCCTTCCACTTCATTCCGGTCACCGCTGACACCAAGGTCCGGGCCGAGGACCAGCTGCGGAAAATCATCGCAGAGGAAGACATCGAGCTGACCGTCCTGGCCCGCTACATGCAGATCCTGTCCAACGAGCTGTGCACCGAGCTCACCGGCAAGGCCATCAACATCCACCACTCGTTCCTGCCGTCCTTCAAAGGTGCGAAGCCGTACCACCAGGCCCATGCCCGCGGCGTGAAGCTGATCGGCGCCACTGCGCACTACGTCACGGCTGCGCTGGACGAAGGGCCCATCATCGAGCAGGAAGTCATCCGCGTGGACCACCGCCGCACGGCAGAACAGTTTGTGCAGATGGGCCGGGACGTGGAAGGCCGCACCCTGGCCCAGGCCGTCCAATGGCACGCCGAGCACCGGGTGCTGCTGGACGGAAACCGCACCGTCGTCTTCAACTAGGCCGGGCAGGACGTGACGGCGGCCAGCGGGGACCCCGGAGCACAGCACCACAGCGGGGAGGACCGGCTGGCCGCGTTCTACAACCAGCGCGCCGTCCTTCATCCGGAGCACCCGCTGACGCCACAGCGGGTGCAGCAGCGGGAGCGGTTCATTGCGCGGCTGAAGGCCGAAGGCAGGCACGCCGTGCTGGAGATCGGTTCGGGTCCGGGGATCGACGGGCTGAAGTTCGTCCAGGCCGGCATCCACTACACGGGCGTGGACATCTCCGAAGAGCAGGTGCGCATCGCCACGGCCAAGGGACTGAATGTCTCGGTCGCCAGCACGCGGAACCTGCCCTTCGCCGACGGCGTCTTCCCGGCGGTGTGGACCATGAGCACCCTGCTGCACATCCCCAACACGGACATCGACGACGTCGTCCGTGAACTGGTGCGGGTAGCCGCGCCGGGGGCGCCGATCGCCGTCGGGCTCTGGTCCGGGGACGATGAAGAGGTGATCAACCCCGAAGACGAGATCCAGCCGCCGCGGTTCTTCAGCCGGCGCAGTGACGCGGCGCTCCGACGGATCTTCGGCCGGCACGGCGAGATTGAGGAATTCGTCACGTGGCCGGAGGGCACGGGGGCGGAATCCGGCCCGGGTGCCGGCCACTGGACGCAGCACTACCAGTTCCTGGTTCTGCGCACTCCCCCGCCCCAACCCAAGTAGCTGGCAGTTAACGTCGCGAAATCCGCGAATGACGACGTTAAATGCGAGTCAGTTGGGGAAAGCGCGGGCCTAGGTTCCCCTGCGCGCACTACCCATGTATCCGCCCAGGAAGGCGCCCGCGATCACCACGAGCGCCCCGAACCTCGCCAGCCCGACGCCCAGCCTGCGCTTGCCCCGGAGCCGGGCAGCCCAGGATCCGGCAAAGATCAGCACGGCCGCGGCGTTCAAGCCTGCATGGACGATGCCAACCCGCTGCGTTCCCCGGCCGGCCAACGCCCACTCGGCCCATCCTGACAGCGCAGTGGGCACGGCTGAGACGACGCCGAGGCCCATCAGGCGGGTTGCCGCCCGCTGGGTCCCTTCATCCGGGTACAGGTCCAGGAACATGGCCATGAACCATGCGCCGAAAGGCACGTCTGTGAGGATGCCGTGCAGTGGTATTCCGGTTGCATCGCCGTGGAGGAAGCTGCGGACTCGCTCGTTCTGGACCAGGCGGCCGGCCTTCGGCTCGGCAACCCGGACGGCCGGGTCAAGGGCCTCCAGTTGCTCAATCCCCCGCATCAAACGGCGGAACCGGCCGGCCCCGCCCCCTCCGGTCTTCCGCAGGTGAAGTCCTTGCAACTGCAGACCTTGAAGGTCCAAACCCCGTAGTTCCATGGCCCAATGGTAGTGAGACGCGGCAGCGGCGTCACTAGGCACAAAGTCCGTTGGCACACCGGCAACTGGCTGGTCCGGCCCGCGAGTTTTTGTCCAGATAATCGCCTCAAACGACCCTTTTGGTCCCGCTATCTGGACAAAAACTCCTAGGCTGGGCTCATGGCTCCTCTATATCCTTTCGCCGGCACCAGCCCGGACGTCCACCCTTCCGTTTTCGTCGCACCCAGCGCATCAGTGATCGGCAACGCCACCCTCGCCGAGGACGCCAGCGCGTTCTACGGCGTCTCGGTGCGCGCGGACACGGCCGCCATCACCGTGGGCGCGGGCAGCAACCTGCAGGACAACGTGGTGCTGCATGCCGACCCGGGATTCCCCTGCAGTGTCGGCGCCCGCGTCAGCGTAGGGCACAGCGCCGTCGTGCACGGCTGCACCGTTGAGGACGACTGCCTCATCGGCATGAGCGCAACCATTCTGAACGGTGCGGTGATCGGCGCCGGCTCGCTGGTGGCGGCCGGCGCCGTGGTGCTCGAAGGAACCGTCATCCCGCCTCGCTCCCTGGTGGCCGGCGTTCCGGCCAAAGTCCGGCGTGAGCTCACCGACGAGGAGTTCGACGGCGTGAAGCGCAACGCCGCGCACTACCGCGAACTCGCGCAGGCGCACCGGGAGCTCCACGCCGGCTAGTCCAGGCTGATCGGCCCCATCGCGTCCAGCAGCTCCCCCGGCCCCGGGTTCCCGGCCGCTGACCGGCCGCCGAGGTGGTTCACGACGCCCCACACCGCGTTGAGGCCCGTGGTGACGGCGCCTTCGGCCCAGCCGGCAGTGAAGGAAACGTCGTCGCCTGCCAGGAAGATTCCGCGCTGGGACTCCGGGAGCCTGTCCTGCTTGAAGTGGGTGAACAGCCGCTGCTGGTACCGGTAATGCCCGGGCAGGTTTGCCTTGAAAGCGCCCATGAAGTTGGGGTCCGCCTCCCAGGAGACCGTGATGGGCTGGCCGATGATGTGGCCGGCGATGTCCACGCCCGGGTAGATCTGTTCCAGGGAGTGAAGCATGAGCTCCACCCGCTGGTCCGCGTCCAGCGCGAGCCACTTCAGGGCGTCGTCGTTCCAGGTGTAGGAGAGCAGGATCACGGCGGGCTTGTCCGGCCCGTTATCCAGCAGGTAGGTGGCACGGTTCAGCCGGTCCGTCAGGGTCATGGACAGGACGTCGCGGCCGGTGTCCGGGTCGATGTCCTTCCAGAACGGGCGGTCCACCATCACGAACGTCTTGGAGGACTGCATGTAGTGCGAACGTTCGATCGCCGTCCACAGCTCCGCCGGGAACAACGCCTCCTCGGTGTGGATCCGGGTGG
Protein-coding regions in this window:
- a CDS encoding DUF2231 domain-containing protein yields the protein MPFGAWFMAMFLDLYPDEGTQRAATRLMGLGVVSAVPTALSGWAEWALAGRGTQRVGIVHAGLNAAAVLIFAGSWAARLRGKRRLGVGLARFGALVVIAGAFLGGYMGSARRGT
- a CDS encoding class I SAM-dependent methyltransferase; amino-acid sequence: MTAASGDPGAQHHSGEDRLAAFYNQRAVLHPEHPLTPQRVQQRERFIARLKAEGRHAVLEIGSGPGIDGLKFVQAGIHYTGVDISEEQVRIATAKGLNVSVASTRNLPFADGVFPAVWTMSTLLHIPNTDIDDVVRELVRVAAPGAPIAVGLWSGDDEEVINPEDEIQPPRFFSRRSDAALRRIFGRHGEIEEFVTWPEGTGAESGPGAGHWTQHYQFLVLRTPPPQPK
- the purU gene encoding formyltetrahydrofolate deformylase, which codes for MTEDQLSSAYVLTLSCPDRPGIVHAVAGALLVAGCNITDSQQYGSQTTGTFFMRVEVTTAASHSDVHAALEPVAVAFGMQWSLNPAGRKVRTLLMASKSAHCLNDLLFLQRSGTLPIEIPAIVSNHEDLAGLAEFYGIPFHFIPVTADTKVRAEDQLRKIIAEEDIELTVLARYMQILSNELCTELTGKAINIHHSFLPSFKGAKPYHQAHARGVKLIGATAHYVTAALDEGPIIEQEVIRVDHRRTAEQFVQMGRDVEGRTLAQAVQWHAEHRVLLDGNRTVVFN
- a CDS encoding gamma carbonic anhydrase family protein; this encodes MAPLYPFAGTSPDVHPSVFVAPSASVIGNATLAEDASAFYGVSVRADTAAITVGAGSNLQDNVVLHADPGFPCSVGARVSVGHSAVVHGCTVEDDCLIGMSATILNGAVIGAGSLVAAGAVVLEGTVIPPRSLVAGVPAKVRRELTDEEFDGVKRNAAHYRELAQAHRELHAG